The Arachis hypogaea cultivar Tifrunner chromosome 14, arahy.Tifrunner.gnm2.J5K5, whole genome shotgun sequence genome has a segment encoding these proteins:
- the LOC112740717 gene encoding small polypeptide DEVIL 3 codes for MSNSESMRRGSSSSSSSSSSKKKVSCRRLGGYIREQKGRLYIIRRCVVMLLCWHD; via the coding sequence ATGAGTAATAGTGAATCAATGAGaagaggttcttcttcttcttcttcttcttcttcttcaaagaagaaggtatcatgtaGAAGGCTTGGAGGGTATATTAGGGAGCAAAAAGGAAGACTTTACATAATTAGAAGATGTGTTGTTATGCTTCTATGCTGGCATGATTGA